A single region of the Brassica rapa cultivar Chiifu-401-42 chromosome A03, CAAS_Brap_v3.01, whole genome shotgun sequence genome encodes:
- the LOC103856713 gene encoding uncharacterized protein LOC103856713 isoform X1: MEREGEEEKKKEGSYRYWVREATSDAAPPPLPQKLTNNDVVASNAPALGSLWNQAGTWEEKNLTKWATDRLKELLGSVGSLQFSSGKAEIFDVNRCVGDAFLVSVRNKKRVGYTYELSLKVQGEWSVEEETKKVKGSLDIPEFSFGELDDLEVDVKLSDDKELSQQLKQQIRLDMKQFLEPIRLKLDQFEQELKDRQ, translated from the exons ATGGAGCGAGAGggggaggaggagaagaagaaagagggaTCGTATAGGTATTGGGTGAGAGAAGCCACATCAGACGcagctcctcctcctcttccccaGAAGCTCACTAACAACGACGTCGTCGCTTCCAATGCTCCTGCTCTCGGCTCCCTCTGGAATCAG GCTGGCACTTGGGAGGAGAAAAATCTCACTAAATGGGCCACTGATCGATTAAAG GAGCTGCTGGGATCAGTGGGTTCTTTGCAGTTTTCTTCTGGAAAAGCTGAGATTTTTGATGTTAACAGATGTGTTGGAGAT GCTTTCTTGGTGTCAGTTAGGAACAAGAAAAGAGTTGGCTATACTTACGAGCTTTCCCTCAAAGTCCAAG GAGAGTGGTCTGTTGAAGAGGAAACGAAGAAGGTTAAGGGGAGTCTCGACATTCCTGAGTTCTCATTTGGCGAACTTGATGATCTTGAG GTGGATGTGAAGCTTAGCGATGACAAAGAGCTTTCCCAGCAACTGAAGCAGCAGATTAGGCTGGATATGAAACAGTTCCTGGAGCCTATACGCCTGAAACTCGATCAGTTCGAGCAGGAACTCAAAGACCGACAGTGA
- the LOC103856713 gene encoding uncharacterized protein LOC103856713 isoform X2, which translates to MEREGEEEKKKEGSYRYWVREATSDAAPPPLPQKLTNNDVVASNAPALGSLWNQAGTWEEKNLTKWATDRLKAFLVSVRNKKRVGYTYELSLKVQGEWSVEEETKKVKGSLDIPEFSFGELDDLEVDVKLSDDKELSQQLKQQIRLDMKQFLEPIRLKLDQFEQELKDRQ; encoded by the exons ATGGAGCGAGAGggggaggaggagaagaagaaagagggaTCGTATAGGTATTGGGTGAGAGAAGCCACATCAGACGcagctcctcctcctcttccccaGAAGCTCACTAACAACGACGTCGTCGCTTCCAATGCTCCTGCTCTCGGCTCCCTCTGGAATCAG GCTGGCACTTGGGAGGAGAAAAATCTCACTAAATGGGCCACTGATCGATTAAAG GCTTTCTTGGTGTCAGTTAGGAACAAGAAAAGAGTTGGCTATACTTACGAGCTTTCCCTCAAAGTCCAAG GAGAGTGGTCTGTTGAAGAGGAAACGAAGAAGGTTAAGGGGAGTCTCGACATTCCTGAGTTCTCATTTGGCGAACTTGATGATCTTGAG GTGGATGTGAAGCTTAGCGATGACAAAGAGCTTTCCCAGCAACTGAAGCAGCAGATTAGGCTGGATATGAAACAGTTCCTGGAGCCTATACGCCTGAAACTCGATCAGTTCGAGCAGGAACTCAAAGACCGACAGTGA
- the LOC103856713 gene encoding uncharacterized protein LOC103856713 isoform X3 yields the protein MEREGEEEKKKEGSYRYWVREATSDAAPPPLPQKLTNNDVVASNAPALGSLWNQAGTWEEKNLTKWATDRLKELLGSVGSLQFSSGKAEIFDVNRCVGDVSFLIFVFILSRLSWCQLGTRKELAILTSFPSKSKESGLLKRKRRRLRGVSTFLSSHLANLMILRWM from the exons ATGGAGCGAGAGggggaggaggagaagaagaaagagggaTCGTATAGGTATTGGGTGAGAGAAGCCACATCAGACGcagctcctcctcctcttccccaGAAGCTCACTAACAACGACGTCGTCGCTTCCAATGCTCCTGCTCTCGGCTCCCTCTGGAATCAG GCTGGCACTTGGGAGGAGAAAAATCTCACTAAATGGGCCACTGATCGATTAAAG GAGCTGCTGGGATCAGTGGGTTCTTTGCAGTTTTCTTCTGGAAAAGCTGAGATTTTTGATGTTAACAGATGTGTTGGAGATGTGAGTTTTCTCATCTTTGTATTTATTCT CTCTAGGCTTTCTTGGTGTCAGTTAGGAACAAGAAAAGAGTTGGCTATACTTACGAGCTTTCCCTCAAAGTCCAAG GAGAGTGGTCTGTTGAAGAGGAAACGAAGAAGGTTAAGGGGAGTCTCGACATTCCTGAGTTCTCATTTGGCGAACTTGATGATCTTGAG GTGGATGTGA
- the LOC103856714 gene encoding temperature-induced lipocalin-1, with protein MTTEKKEMEVVKGLDLERYMGRWYEIASFPSRFQPKNGADTRATYTLNPDGTVKVLNETWDGGKRGFIQGSAFKTDPKSDEAKFKVRFYVPPFLPIIPVTGDYWVLYIDPEYQHAVIGQPSRSYLWILSRTAHVEEETYKQLVEKAVEQGYDVSKLHKTAQSDTPPESDAAPDDTKGIWWLKSIFGK; from the exons atgacgaccgagaagaaagagatggaaGTGGTGAAAGGTCTAGACTTGGAGAGGTACATGGGCCGTTGGTACGAGATTGCTTCTTTCCCTTCCAGGTTCCAACCCAAGAACGGTGCAGACACTCGCGCCACCTACACCCTTAACCCCGACGGCACCGTCAAAGTCTTGAACGAGACGTGGGACGGAGGCAAGAGAGGTTTCATCCAAGGCTCAGCTTTCAAAACCGATCCTAAGAGCGATGAGGCCAAGTTCAAAGTCAGGTTCTACGTTCCTCCTTTCCTTCCAATCATTCCCGTTACTGGTGATTACTGGGTGTTGTACATCGATCCTGAGTACCAGCATGCTGTCATTGGCCAGCCTTCAAGGAGTTATCTCTGG ATCCTGAGCAGGACGGCGCACGTGGAGGAAGAGACATACAAGCAGCTGGTGGAGAAGGCGGTGGAGCAAGGGTATGATGTTAGCAAGCTTCACAAGACAGCTCAGAGTGACACACCACCCGAGTCCGACGCTGCTCCTGACGACACCAAGGGCATTTGGTGGCTCAAATCTATCTTCGGCAAATAG